The proteins below are encoded in one region of Aspergillus nidulans FGSC A4 chromosome III:
- a CDS encoding protein mtfA (transcript_id=CADANIAT00006327), giving the protein MDLANLISQPGPEPALTAKSRYSPPAFEPGSFYAASTSFTRTQAPLSPPVEDRSSRCSLPSISALLDSADGASTQAPKRQRLSSPMHREPLDKNPSAGAAPIRLPPTPPLRPGSGFHSAGHSPSSSISSISMIKSEYPAPPSAPVSLPGLPSPTDRSSISSQGSAPQHQHGPYASPAPSVAPSYSSPVEPSPSSAMYYQHQRPASSGTYQAPPPPPQHQPMISPVTPAWQHHHYFPPSSNTPYQQNHDRYICRTCHKAFSRPSSLRIHSHSHTGEKPFRCTHAGCGKAFSVRSNMKRHERGCHTGRAVAMV; this is encoded by the exons ATGGATCTCGCCAACCTCATCTCCCAACCGGGGCCTGAGCCTGCTCTGACGGCCAAATCAAGATACAGCCCTCCTGCCTTTGAACCGGGCTCCTTCTACGCCGCATCTACTTCATTCACGCGGACACAAGCGCCACTATCGCCTCCAGTCGAGGATAGATCTTCTCGCTGCTCACTGCCATCAATCTCTGCGCTTCTTGACAGCGCAGACGGCGCCTCGACACAAGCTCCAA AGCGCCAACGGCTCAGCTCTCCAATGCACCGTGAACCGCTTGACAAGAACCCATCTGCCGGCGCTGCTCCCATCCGTCTCCCGCCCACTCCTCCATTGCGCCCCGGCTCCGGCTTCCACAGCGCCGGCCACTCGCCCTCGAgctccatctcatccatctCGATGATCAAGTCCGAGTACCCGGCACCACCATCAGCTCCAGTCTCTCTTCCGGGCCTTCCCAGCCCAACCGACCGCTCGTCCATCTCGAGCCAAGGGTCTGCGCCGCAGCACCAGCATGGTCCCTACGCCTCGCCAGCTCCCAGCGTGGCGCCCTCTTACTCCTCGCCCGTTGAGCCCTCACCCTCATCGGCAATGTACTACCAACACCAGCGGCCCGCATCCTCAGGCACATACCAGGCTCCTCCACCCCCGCCGCAACACCAGCCCATGATCTCGCCCGTGACACCGGCCTGgcagcaccaccactacttccctccttcctcaaacaCACCCTACCAGCAGAACCACGACCGATATATCTGCCGCACCTGCCACAAGGCGTTCTCGCGGCCCTCGAGTCTGCGCATCCACAGCCATAGCCACACCGGCGAGAAGCCATTTCGGTGCACACATGCCGGATGCGGCAAAGCCTTTAGTGTACGGAGCAACATGAAGCGCCATGAGCGCGGCTGCCATACCGGGAGGGCTGTCGCGATGGTGTAA
- a CDS encoding DNA repair ATPase SMC5 (transcript_id=CADANIAT00006326) — MPSMSNSAVPQRRRREQDDDSDDLASASESSPVPTPASNRSHSKRARIAAKYDASEDASDPEFEGNGENENAEDSSESASSTQDDGQTETQSHNYNPAGLLSTVQNGMRGQEGFKPGAIVRIKVKDFVTYTAAEFFPGPKLNMVIGPNGTGKSTLVCAICLGLGWGPVHLGRAKDIGEFVKHGCREATIEIELARGPKHSRNPVVTRIIKREGNKSSFMLNGKQSFAIQVDNLCQFLPQDKVSEFAALTPVELLHSTQRAAAGAEMVELHENLKRLRAEQKKLQSNNQSDKDLLANLENRQEMQRADFERVRQRAQIARRIELLQTVRPLVLYRHLVEQGKALKEERNVSQRELEVLEAQLKPVMRSSEQKKEYCMQLEAVVKHKQRALERADRMATDLNRKVEQYEQNMKELDAEIEAEKKSAVKSRQEGAKIAQTIKTLTRQLQDNPVEFDADWYNEQIRDKRREIREIENRAKEINERKRQLHEKFNETGDRLKQAEHQLRSLDSRAGQQEKKLQDVSSDSYKAYRWLLNNQDKFEQEVFGPPIVTCSIKDSKYADQVESLLQKTDFTSFTVQNRRDFRTLQRYLINELRLHDISIRTSSTPLENLRSSLPDHELRDLGFHGWARDFLDGPEPVVAMLVSEKLLHQTPVSLRDISDQTFATLEQGSISSWVAGKQNYTINRRREYGPGAISTRVRQVRPARVWTSQPVDASAKAELQRRIQELRSEVEEIKERIESDRATMAQLKRDNDTAHAERDKLERDKNDKQTAYTHFRAIPEKIRHQEAKKEAQDASIAKIRASIIKIRHKQDKLSVEKAEAVLQYANAVESLRELHEELIKLSLWKIESFSDWEVLKLRNSEYEERLNAKRDEVKQLSEQVKQKALECRRAEQEAKKLSVKAREQPDLMEVAQEVSSNNLTPEALEGEIDSEQARLELTHGGPSNVVQEYEERARQINKLRKKLTEFDEKLKQFNDAIAEVRGKWEPKLDAIVKSVSDAFSDSFARIGCAGQVSLDKPGDEPGPDGQPSGNDFDLWSIQVHVKFREHENLSLLDSHRQSGGERAVSTIFYLMALQSLSASPFRVVDEINQGMDPRNERMVHGRLVEIACAPSSDGGGGQYFLITPKLLSGLVYKPGMRVLCIVSGEHMPEDHNLIDLGAAVRNKRALSARSGTGGAVSPAVRSVAA; from the exons ATGCCTTCCATGAGCAATAGCGCAGTCCCTCAACGCCGCCGACGTGAGCAGGACGATGACTCCGATGATCTTGCGTCCGCATCTGAATCTTCACCTGTTCCAACTCCTGCGAGTAACAGGAGTCACAGCAAGAGAGCTAGAATAGCAGCGAAATATGATGCTTCCGAAGACGCGTCTGATCCCGAATTTGAAGGAAATGGCGAGAACGAAAATGCCGAGGACAGTTCCGAGTCCGCGAGTTCCACCCAGGATGATGGACAAACTGAGACACAGAGCCATAATTATAATCCTGCGGGGCTATTGTCGACTGTGCAGAATGGCATGAGGGGTCAGGAGGGGTTCAAGCCTGGTGCCATTGTGCgaatcaaggtcaaggattTCGTGACATACACAGCGGCGGAGTTCTTCCCTGGGCCGAAGTTGAACATGGTTATTGGGCCGAATGGAACTGGGAAGAGCACGCTTGTTTGTGCTATTTGTTTAGGGCTGGGATGGGGACCAGTA CATTTAGGACGTGCGAAGGACATCGGCGAGTTTGTCAAGCATGGGTGCAGAGAGGCAACAATCGAGATTGAGCTTGCTAGGGGCCCAAAGCACTCTCGAAATCCAGTCGTGACTCGGATCATCAAACGAGAAGGCAACAAGAGCTCTTTTATGTTGAACGGAAAGCAA TCCTTCGCGATTCAAGTCGACAACCTATGTCAATTCCTGCCGCAAGATAAAGTTAGCGAGTTCGCGGCTCTCACACCAGTTGAACTGCTTCACTCGACTCAAAGAGCTGCTGCCGGAGCCGAGATGGTGGAGCTGCACGAGAACTTGAAGAGGCTACGggcagagcagaagaaactcCAATCGAATAATCAGTCCGACAAGGATCTCCTGGCGAATCTTGAAAATCGACAAGAAATGCAGCGCGCCGACTTTGAGAGAGTGCGCCAGAGAGCTCAAATTGCGAGAAGGATCGAACTACTGCAGACGGTTCGTCCCTTGGTTTTATACCGACATTTAGTGGAGCAAGGCAAGGCTctgaaagaggagagaaatgtTTCTCAACGCGAACTTGAAGTTCTCGAAGCGCAATTGAAGCCTGTTATGAGATCCagtgagcagaagaaggagtACTGCATGCAGCTGGAAGCTGTAGTCAAACACAAACAGCGAGCCCTAGAAAGAGCAGACAGAATGGCGACAGACCTCAACAGAAAAGTCGAGCAATACGAGCAAAACATGAAGGAGCTAGATGCTGAGATCGAGGCAGAAAAAAAGAGTGCCGTAAAGTCAAGACAGGAAGGGGCCAAAATTGCGCAAACCATCAAAACTCTCACTCGCCAGTTACAGGACAATCCTGTGGAATTCGACGCTGATTGGTATAACGAACAAATT AGAGACAAACGGAGGGAGATAAGAGAAATTGAAAACAGGGCAAAAGAGATAAATGAGCGTAAACGGCAGCTTCATGAGAAGTTTAACGAAACAGGTGATCGTTTGAAGCAGGCCGAGCATCAACTACGAAGCCTTGATTCGCGCGCTGGACAGCAAGAGAAAAAGCTGCAGGACGTCTCATCTGATTCCTATAAGGCTTATAGGTGGCTCCTAAACAATCAAGACAAGTTTGAGCAAGAGGTTTTTGGGCCTCCGATTGTGACGTGTTCCATCAAAGATTCCAAATATGCCGACCAGGTCGAGTCACTATTGCAAAAAACGGATTTCACAAGCTTCACAGTTCAAAATCGGCGAGACTTTAGGACCTTGCAACGTTACCTAATAAATGAACTAAGGCTCCATGATATCAGTATCCGGACTTCTTCTACTCCTCTCGAAAACCTACGCTCTTCTCTGCCAGATCATGAACTCAGAGATCTGGGCTTCCATGGCTGGGCTAGAGACTTCCTCGATGGTCCAGAACCCGTGGTCGCGATGCTGGTTAGCGAGAAGCTACTGCACCAGACGCCGGTCAGTCTAAGGGATATCTCTGATCAGACTTTCGCGACGTTGGAACAGGGGTCTATATCGTCGTGGGTTGCTGGTAAACAGAATTATACGATCAATCGACGACGAGAGTATGGCCCTGGTGCCATTTCCACACGCGTGAGACAGGTGCGGccagccagagtctggacTTCCCAACCTGTTGATGCATCGGCGAAAGCCGAGCTGCAACGACGGATTCAGGAGCTGAGAAGCGAAgtcgaggagatcaaggagaGAATAGAGTCCGATAGAGCAACCATGGCTCAACTTAAACGGGATAACGACACTGCCCATGCAGAAAGG GACAAACTTGAACGAGATAAGAATGATAAACAAACCGCCTACACCCATTTTAGAGCCATTCCAGAGAAAATCC GCCATCAGGAAGCCAAGAAAGAGGCCCAAGACGCTTCTATAGCTAAAATCAGGGCGAGCATTATTAAAATTCGCCATAAGCAGGATAAACTGTCTGTCgagaaggctgaagctgtcCTTCAATACGCG AATGCTGTTGAGAGTCTCCGTGAATTGCACGAGGAATTGATCAAACTATCGCTGTGGAAGATCGAATCGTTCTCGGACTGGGAAGTTCTGAAACTCCGCAATAGTGAATATGAGGAAAGACTTAACGCAAAGAGGGACGAGGTAAAGCAGTTGTCTGAACAAGTCAAACAGAAGGCATTGGAATGCAGAAGGGCGGAGCAGGAGGCAAAAAAGCTCTCAGTAAAGGCTAGAGAGCAGCCCGATTTGATGGAGGTAGCACAGGAGGTATCGAGTAACAATCTTACCCCAGAAGCACTAGAAGGCGAAATCGACTCCGAGCAGGCACGTCTTGAGCTCACACACGGAGGTCCCAGCAACGTGGTTCAAGAATATGAAGAGCGCGCACGGCAGATCAATAAATTGCGCAAGAAACTCACAGAGTTCgatgagaagctcaagcaaTTCAACGACGCCATTGCTGAAGTCAGAGGCAAATGGGAGCCCAAGCTGGATGCCATCGTCAAGAGCGTCAGTGACGCATTCTCCGACTCGTTCGCCCGCATCGGCTGCGCAGGTCAAGTCAGCCTGGACAAGCCAGGCGATGAGCCTGGACCTGACGGCCAGCCAAGCGGCAACGACTTCGACCTGTGGTCTATCCAAGTCCACGTCAAGTTTCGCGAGCACGAAAATCTTTCACTGCTCGACTCGCACCGCCAGTCTGGCGGCGAGAGAGCCGTCAGTACAATATTTTACCTCATGGCCCTACAGTCCCTCTCCGCCTCTCCATTTCGCGTCGTTGACGAAATCAATCAGGGAATGGACCCCCGGAATGAGCGCATGGTCCACGGGCGCCTGGTTGAGATCGCTTGCGCTCCTAGCAGCGACGGTGGCGGTGGGCAGTACTTCCTTATCACCCCGAAGCTGCTTAGTGGACTCGTATACAAACCCGGTATGAGGGTCCTTTGCATCGTCAGCGGTGAACATATGCCTGAGGACCACAATCTCATAGATCTTGGTGCCGCAGTAAGGAACAAGCGGGCTCTTTCTGCACGGTCGGGTACGGGAGGAGCTGTGAGCCCTGCTGTGAGGTCTGTTGCTGCTTAG
- a CDS encoding uncharacterized protein (transcript_id=CADANIAT00006325), which translates to MSILNSPQKVKKLVLTGAVTAVTITGTLYGAGLKTQQEVSQQTQKAREITLDERIASLQSTRQVLVGKKELVEKQMRDLDARIEERKQKGIDNKRV; encoded by the exons ATGTCTATCCTCAATTCACCCCAGAAAGTAAAAAAGCTCGTTCTGACCGGAGCTGTAACCGCAGTCACTATCACCGGGACACTCTATGGTGCAGGCTTGAAGACGCAACAGGAGGTTTCTCAG CAAACGCAAAAAGCCCGCGAAATTACACTTGATGAGCGAATTGCCTCTCTTCAAAGCACGCGCCAGGTTCTCGTCGGCAAAAAAGAGCTCGTTGAAAAGCAGATGCGTGACTTAGACGCTAGGATAGAAGAAAGGAAACAAAAGGGTATTGATAATAAGAGGGTGTGA
- a CDS encoding uncharacterized protein (transcript_id=CADANIAT00006328), whose amino-acid sequence MSLREPDLVSPACRSFVCFDSLRCLEMGFAEILGLNLVHLQPSEWSPAFLGGSRSSVLSPSPGDRMKALLGRGQTRGCARIGSASVLIANQASEVGWQLQLGLGPGLANTPGRESGNDFHPLRPSLGCRSLEKEASAAREPEIIVEWDR is encoded by the exons ATGTCGTTGCGAGAACCTGATCTTGTTTCACCAGCCTGTCGATCGTTCGTCTGTTTCGACTCTTTGAGATGCCTAGAGATGGGCTTCGCCGAAATCTTAGGACTCAACCTTGTACA TCTCCAGCCATCAGAGTGGTCTCCCGCATTCCTGGGCGGCTCCCGATCGAGCGTCTTGTCGCCTTCGCCCGGCGACCGTATGAAAGCTCTGCTGGGTCGTGGACAAACAAGGGGCTGTGCTCGGATTGGAAGTGCCtccgttctcatcgccaaccAAGCCTCTGAAGTCGGCtggcagctccagcttgggcttgggccAGGCTTGGCAAACACGCCGGGAAGGGAATCTGGGAACGATTTCCATCCTTTGCGTCCATCGCTTGGTTGCAGGTCACTGGAAAAAGAGGCTAGCGCGGCGCGAGAACCGGAGATTATAGTGGAGTGGGACCGATAA